A stretch of DNA from Triticum dicoccoides isolate Atlit2015 ecotype Zavitan chromosome 2A, WEW_v2.0, whole genome shotgun sequence:
AAACGAATAGTCTAAGCTCCAGCTCTTCAACTCACACCATAAAAGTTACTGGCGAAAATAAACAGGGCGTCTCTTCATCCCAGACCTCCGTCCTCACCCATCATAAGTCTATAGAGATATAAAATGTGTCAAACAAATATTTTTGGCTAGAAAAAAAAAAAGCATACATGGTATTATTGCGGCTAACAATCATCGTACGTATCCCAGGTAATAAGCTAAGGATGTTAATTTGCATTATCAGGCAAAACATCACACGGATCCAAGTTACAGGATTTGCTCAGCCATGTGCATTTGATAAAGCAAAAGAAATACGATTGGTAAAAAATAGCATGCATCTTCATCCGTGACCTCCATCCTCACTGATCTCAATGATCTACAGAGATATAAATTGGGTCAAAGAAACAACTTTTTGGCTACAAGGAAAAAACTTACATAATATTATTGCGGCTAACAATCATTGTATCTTAAGTAAGCTAAGGACGCAAATTTGCATGGTCGGGCCAAACATCAAGGAGAGCAATTACAGGATTCGCACGGCCATGGGCATAGATGTCTTTGTTTGCAACAACAAAAAAgcatcttcatcttgcattcttgcTCAAACAATGGGAGGAAGATTGATAGAATATACGCTATCATGGATACTACTCCTACTTAAAATCTGGCCAGACCTGAATATTTGTGGTGACTGGATTTAGTCTGCTACATCCACCTAGATATTTTCACAGGTCGTCATTGCCAGCTGGGTGGACAATACAAAAAAACGAGTGACCCTTTTGCCTCTGCTTTGTAATTAATCATGACGTGTATATTAAAATAACAGAAGCAAACCATCAAAACACTACACTTATAGAGTTTTTCAAGAAACCAAAGGGAAACTTCTGTGAAGCTAATAGTCTTTGGCAGGCTCCAGCAGTCAACAATTACAACCATACATAGTTTAAATTGTCACTAATGACAAATTTTTGTTCTGGCATAATAAAGGAAATCATGGCAGCTTCAAGTAACATGTCTTGCAACAGTAGAAGAAACAATAACACGTTTCTAAAAATTTTACATCTAATTGATTTAAGGTTTCTACTGTTCTTACTTCACTTTAATGAAAGTGAAGTATGTTGTCAGAAAGTGCAACCACTTATGCATCTAACTGATTTAACTTGTGAATACAGTAAATTTGACGCCACATATGCAAATACTTTCTCTTAAGAACAATATATGGGTGCACTTCTTATCCGCAAACAACTAAAGCAATGTCAGTTCCCCAGAAATTAGTAATGATTTCCAGGTTGAGTTATGTTGCAGCTCCTATAGTCCTATTTATGCATGGGAGGTTTGGACCAGTGACAAAATAGATCAAGATTATCACTAAACCATACTTCCATTGTGGGACACATGTCTTTATAGCTGTCAGCATTTGACCTTGACGATAATCTAATAAACTAAAATTATTATGGTCTCTTTTACCCATGCATGAATGCACATGTATTACAAATGAACGGCTGTGACTTGGACTTCGGTGGATACTAAGCAAATACAGACCACTCTCGATGGCAAATAGCACATATACGAACAAAGGGGCTTCATTCATAGGTGAAGTATAATCAAACATTGCAGGAACAGTAAGATGAGGGGGGAATTCACCTTCGGAGATCCAGCAGGAACCGACGCGAGCCGGGGCGGCGAGGAGCGACGTCATGAGCGCCGAGGCCGTGGCGCTGTGCATGGGCATCAGCGACTCCAAGCAGGCGCTGCTCATCTCCAGCGGCGACCTCCACGGACCGCAACGTAATAAGCACCAAAGTTTTCATCCAGATCGAAGATACGGAAGGAAGAATCCCGGAAGCAAGGGCGCTCGTCGTACCTTAGGGCGAGGCGGGcgcggggaggggaggagaggagccgcCTCGAGGGGGCCGCCGGCCCGGAGCGGGAGGCGGCCCTGGCGGCCGCGCcgcggagggaggaggtggcggatcCGGATCGGAGGAAGGATctcgcggcggctgcggcggcggcggccattgcTGCGGCGCGgcagggcgagggcgagggggCTAAAAACCCTTGGAATGGATGGGAAAATCAGTGTAACCGCAGTGTGGCTAGATGAAGGTGGATGGGGTCGGCCCATTTTCTCCGTGGAAAGCTGCTGAGTGCGGTTTCTTCTCTCCATTCGGTGGGACGGCCCATTACTGCTCTATCTCGGAATGCTACAAAATCCGCAACCATGCTTCGTTTTTCTTTTTGAAACTAAAGAACAATCTTTATTTAATCATTCCCCGTGGGAATCTCGTCCGAAACCACATGCAATATGAAATCTGGGGGCACAAATCGCCACACAGAGTCTAGCTTATTTGTCACAGCTTCTCTAGCTACTAAGGGAGCGGCCCTGTTTGCCTCTCGTCTAACCCATGACACCTTCCATCTTTCACGCGATGCAAGCAGATGCTTGACTTCCTCCACGATCGGTCCCAGCGGCGACAAATCCTTCCCTTTACTCTGAAGCTCGCAGGCGATCTCGCGACAGTCCGTCTCAATGTGTACGTTGGGTGTATTTAGCTCTTCCGCCAGACGAGCTGCTTCTCTACAAGCCCATAACTCAACTGTCGCTGGGTTGATGCACATTGGAAGGaaatgacatgttgcatccatatATGCGCCCACATGGTTTCTGAGCACCACACCCGTGCCACCATCCTCCCCCACCTTGGGCGTAGCTCCATTTACATTGACTTTCACCCACCCCTCCTCTGGTGGACTCCATTTCTCCTTCACCACAGTTCTTGTTAGTTTGTGTTTCCGACCATGAATGGACTGCAATTCCCCCATTAAGTTGACAACTCTTCTTGCTATCGCGTCCGCTTCCTCTATCTTCTGCCCATCACATGCATTATTCCTTGCTAACCAGAgcgcatgggagaagtcttgctataagtagtcatgtgaatttggtattcgttcgatattttgatgagatgtatgttgtcatccctctagtggtgtcatgtgaacgtcgactacatgacacttcaccattgtttgggcctagagggaggcattgggaagtaataagtagatgatgggttgctagagtgacaaaagcttaaaccctagtttatgcgttgcttcgtaaggggctgatttggatccatatgtttcatgctatggttaggtttaccttaatacttttgttctagttgcagatgcttgcaatgggggttaatcataagtgggatgcttgtccaagtaaggacagcacccaagcaccggtccacccacatatcaaattctcaaagtaccgaacgcgaatcatatgaacgtgatgaaaactagcttgacgataattcctatgtgtcctcgggagcgcttttcttcatataagaatttgtccaggcttgtcctttgctacaaaaaggattggtccatcttgctgcaccttatttacttttattacttgctactcgttacaaattaccttatcacaaaactatctgttaccgataatttcagtacttgcagagaataccttattgaaactgcttatcatttccttctgctcctcgttgggttcgaaactcttacttatcgaaaaggctacgatagatcccctacacttgtgggtcatcaaacagCCGCCACGCTTGTTTGGCAAGCATAGCTTGATTGAAAGCCTCCGGGTCTCTAAATCCCATTCCCCCTTCATGCTTTCTCGTGCACATTTTGTCCCAAGTGATCCAATGCACTCTATTTTTACCATTAGCTTCACCCCACCAGAAGTTAGGCAATCGAGCCACCACCATTTTCTcaataaaaaaacaaaagaaaaaacaagcCACCACCACTCAAAAAATAAAAACACCCTAATATTGAGCGGACGGTCGCTAAGGGGAGATTGCATTTGCGAATGTTTTGCCTTGCATTTTTTTCAAAATGCATGTCATCTTTTTAGAGGCACACAACAATTTTTGTTAGGAAGGAAAAATTGTGGCAAGAACGACCAGAAACTGGCATCAAAAAAATGTTTGCAAGTATGACCTAAAACTGTCATGCAAACCCGTTTGTTTGCCATCTAGCCCCCAGCGACGGGTCACAGTTAACTTTCACGGAAAAAGGCAATCAAGCCACCTCATTCGCCTTGTCAATGATTCTAATGGTTTCTTTGCATCATAGGATTTCCTAATTTTCATAGGAATTTTGAAGAATTTGAATAAGCCCTCTAGATCGCAAGATTAGGACTAACAAAATTCAATGAAATTCATTCCCCCCTTATTCTGTAGGAATCTTAATGTATGCTCAAACCTCTTTTTTCTGTTGAGAAGTCCAATGCACTTTTACTTATCTCTCGTTACCTCTCTTCTCAATAGTTTAAGACGTTTCAATCGTACTCTATTCCTATGTTTTCAAAGCCATGCAATGCAAAGAGGCTCTTAAAACGCCTTTCCAACATATTTATTTTGTAAGGGAAGAGAGGTCATGTTATATCAGCGGGTTCCAGAAGAACACTTGTTACATATGATCAAGGAAATATGGCGTGGAACATCATTCTAATTTTTAAGGATCATATCCCTGTAAGTTCTAGTGAATCTAACAAGCTCATGGGCAATGGCATTACTCTCTCTTTGAATCAACAACATAACACACTCCTCAAATCTTTCCATCTGCTCTGGAGCATCAATGTAGGTGACAAAAGTAGGTACATCTTGTCACTGAGTTTGCAGCATGGCCTATCTCGCACGACATAGGCCCGCAACATAAGTTCCAGATTCTTCAGCACAGGTATCGTTAGGCAATCTACAACAAATGGACATACGACATCACTATTCCGGACGATTGCACCCACACTACCTTATCTAGTAGCAAGAAGGAACCCCCCCTCCCACGGAAAGGCAAATATCGAGACTGAGACGGTAGTGGGAGTCTTCATTCTCTAGCCCCACCCCTCCCAGCTTAATCCAGATTGTTTCCTGCCAATCGGTGTCCTACTCTCACCTGTTAGCCAAGGGAGATAGGCTATTTACCCTTGTTGTTCGAGTCATCACGGAGATCATGCATGATCCCTTCCTAGTAATTCTGCAAGAATGTGACCAAACACACAAGAGAGGCCATCAACTATTAATAGAAACAAGTACTCCTGTTATTCACAAATATAAGACGTTCTAACTTTTTTGaatcagatgtatgtagacatgttttagtgtgtttgttcactcattttagtCTGCGTGTAGTCCAAATATcctaaacatcttatatttgtgaatgggaGGAGTACATGGCAGACGTATCTCCTTGTCAAAGTCCTCTCAATGTCTAGTTTTGTGTGCGCAACTTTGAGCCATTGAACCGGACGACATATCTCAGCTGTCGCACACAACTCATAATCCATGACTTCCACCTTTAACTGAATCCCCCTTTCAAAATGGATGGAACTGGGTGTTATcacatttgttttcatatttttttgcagaaatagATTCGAATACAGAAACGCCGGAAAT
This window harbors:
- the LOC119353434 gene encoding protein NUCLEAR FUSION DEFECTIVE 6, mitochondrial-like isoform X1 → MAAAAAAAARSFLRSGSATSSLRGAAARAASRSGPAAPSRRLLSSPPRARLALRSPLEMSSACLESLMPMHSATASALMTSLLAAPARVGSCWISEDL
- the LOC119353434 gene encoding protein NUCLEAR FUSION DEFECTIVE 6, mitochondrial-like isoform X2 encodes the protein MAAAAAAAARSFLRSGSATSSLRGAAARAASRSGPAAPSRRLLSSPPRARLALRSPLEMSSACLESLMPMHSATASALMTSLLAAPARVGSCWISEDH
- the LOC119353434 gene encoding protein NUCLEAR FUSION DEFECTIVE 6, mitochondrial-like isoform X3 yields the protein MAAAAAAAARSFLRSGSATSSLRGAAARAASRSGPAAPSRRLLSSPPRARLALRSPLEMSSACLESLMPMHSATASALMTSLLAAPARVGSCWISEDE